The following proteins are co-located in the Pochonia chlamydosporia 170 chromosome 6, whole genome shotgun sequence genome:
- a CDS encoding MFS transporter (similar to Trichophyton verrucosum HKI 0517 XP_003023579.1) has protein sequence MALFMSSLNISDFRIGLFMTLTLVGDVILSLLVALVADKIGRRLVLFSGGCLMIFSGVIFWLFENYWILLFAAVVGVVSATGGDLGPFRSVEESTLSHLTTPKTRSDVMSWYVTTSTLGSAIGTAMSGQIVKILRSNDGKSATNAYHTMFWSYIIMGSMTMLCTGLMSRKCEANPDTSQGRVGESAVPLLDEEAPLDLQHEASDSPSNLRDEVAADRCSSTNNNVSTNTTTPAYSPPTPGSFLQKLWTFRRFAQISPTSRSIVYQLWILLTIDSLADGMVSYALTNYYLARKFDLTEAYLGGIMSTSYLLMAASTIFAGPLAKRLGLVKTMVFTHIPSSAAVLLFPIPKSIALSIILLYIRTGLNNMDQGPRAALIAAVVKPNERTAIMGITGTLRTLGSTVGPSLTGFLAGSDRFWIAFVIAGALRLGYDLGLFYLFVGLDLEALEAANAKDSQLESEPET, from the coding sequence ATGGCTCTGTTCATGTCGTCCTTGAATATCTCTGATTTCAGAATCGGCCTTTTCATGACGCTGACACTTGTAGGTGATGTCATCCTCTCCCTGCTTGTCGCGTTAGTAGCGGACAAAATTGGACGAAGGCTTGTTCTGTTTTCCGGCGGCTGTCTTATGATCTTTTCCGGGGTAATATTTTGGCTCTTTGAGAATTATTGGATTTTACTATTCGCGGCTGTCGTCGGCGTCGTGAGTGCCACAGGAGGAGATTTGGGTCCGTTTAGGTCGGTGGAGGAATCTACCTTGTCTCATTTAACTACTCCAAAGACAAGGTCGGATGTCATGTCGTGGTATGTCACAACATCAACTCTGGGTTCCGCTATTGGTACGGCGATGTCTGGCCAGATAGTGAAGATTCTACGGAGTAATGATGGAAAGTCGGCTACAAATGCATACCACACCATGTTTTGGTCGTATATCATAATGGGTAGCATGACCATGCTTTGCACCGGTTTGATGAGCCGAAAGTGCGAAGCAAATCCTGATACTAGTCAAGGAAGGGTTGGTGAATCAGCAGTCCCACTGTTAGACGAAGAAGCACCGCTCGACTTGCAACACGAAGCATCAGATTCACCAAGTAACTTAAGAGATGAGGTAGCCGCAGATCGCTGCAGCTCGACTAACAACAACGTATCCACCAATACAACGACACCGGCATATTCGCCTCCAACTCCAGGGTCCTTTTTACAAAAACTGTGGACATTCCGTCGCTTTGCTCAGATATCGCCGACGTCGCGATCCATCGTGTACCAGCTGTGGATTCTGCTCACAATTGATTCCCTGGCAGACGGTATGGTGTCCTATGCATTGACAAACTATTATCTCGCACGAAAATTCGACTTGACTGAAGCATACCTGGGCGGTATCATGTCGACAAGTTATCTCCTGATGGCCGCATCGACAATATTTGCAGGGCCACTGGCGAAACGCCTTGGTTTGGTGAAAACCATGGTCTTTACTCATATTCCGTCTTCAGCCGCCGTGTTGCTGTTTCCTATACCAAAAAGCATAGCATTGTCAATTATTTTGTTGTACATCAGAACCGGGCTGAATAACATGGATCAGGGGCCACGGGCGGCTCTCATCGCGGCGGTTGTCAAGCCCAACGAAAGGACTGCTATCATGGGCATCACTGGAACTCTAAGAACGTTAGGCTCTACCGTTGGTCCAAGTCTGACTGGCTTTCTTGCAGGCAGCGACAGGTTCTGGATCGCTTTTGTCATCGCGGGCGCGTTGAGGCTTGGATACGACTTGGGCTTGTTCTACCTCTTTGTTGGTCTGGATCTTGAAGCTCTAGAAGCAGCAAATGCCAAGGATTCTCAGCTTGAAAGCGAGCCAGAGACATAG
- a CDS encoding fungal specific transcription factor domain-containing protein (similar to Trichoderma reesei QM6a XP_006963895.1), with amino-acid sequence MTIAGPAAQFKAYPACPVCRSESTTSNPQRRLGIAPLGQIYFGGQKFGAVCPRNGIPHLTPHCEQWIRERTGQEPGFRDLYSGDSPRSHFSESDIIPTFVSARAQMKQPGLPERWILNSLATDFIKSDFSLVFPLMNPVLFEETVRLAYSQDEAEHPLERITAKACVLAFASLACGHFPTSTGASQVDSDACARDAQILLGDIIEDASITTLQTILMLLLYETLCGRLQASSMYHALACRTVFALGGHTVVEPTPKDRDLTVEEHEDRHLRMLFWLCYVLDKDISLRTGQPPVIADQFCDLTLPEGYERTRFLPRQPGQLQTPWLPGDLRLSLLKSKAVQSLYSNASLRNSDAELLKTIRELDEELETWRTSIPEGFSPNLSVRKDSRLDVVTNLSKNMLLIELHLDYHFLLNTIHCASGRCITAESGGPQQFLFGVQSSFDLSVEASRSTIVYLSVSANRLAGEAFWFFIFYPLSALMNLFFNILQNPGHRLAVHDMELLGKTSQIIRSMPIRRVTSHETEYLMRMDKLVAELSRLSKCAIEKHQAMASMYQSNNNSSMHDLM; translated from the exons ATGACTATTGCTGGTCCGGCAGCTCAGTTTAAAGCATACCCGGCCTGCCCCGTCTGCCGATCAGAATCTACAACAAGCAACCCTCAACGACGTCTTGGCATTGCACCTCTTGGACAGATTTATTTTGGCGGGCAAAAGTTTGGTGCCGTGTGCCCTCGAAATGGCATTCCTCATCTAACACCCCACTGCGAGCAATGGATACGTGAAAGGACAGGACAGGAGCCCGGATTCCGTGATCTTTACTCTGGAGACTCACCCCGTTCGCATTTCTCGGAGTCTGACATTATTCCGACATTTGTTTCTGCCAGAGCCCAAATGAAACAGCCTGGGCTTCCCGAACGATGGATTCTGAACAGCCTTGCCACCGACTTTATCAAGTCAGACTTCAGTCTTGTCTTTCCACTGATGAATccagttctttttgaagAAACTGTTCGATTAGCTtacagccaagatgaagcggAACACCCCCTTGAACGGATAACCGCGAAAGCTTGTGTCTTGGCCTTTGCGTCTCTTGCGTGCGGCCATttcccaacttcaaccgGAGCCTCACAGGTTGACAGTGATGCCTGTGCCAGGGATGCACAAATACTTCTAGGTGATATTATAGAGGACGCAAGCATAACCACATTGCAAACTATTCTTATGTTG TTATTGTATGAGACGCTATGCGGTCGCTTACAGGCGTCTTCTATGTACCATGCGCTTGCCTGTCGAACTGTCTTTGCACTCGGGGGCCATACAGTCGTCGAGCCGACACCGAAGGACCGAGATCTCACGGTTGAGGAGCACGAGGATCGCCACCTCCGCATGCTCTTTTGGCTATGCTACGTCCTGGATAAAGACATCTCACTGCGGACTGGGCAGCCACCAGTCATCGCTGATCAATTTTGTGATCTGACGCTCCCAGAGGGATATGAACGCACGCGCTTTCTACCCCGACAGCCCGGACAACTTCAGACCCCTTGGTTGCCCGGCGACCTGAGGTTAAGCCTTCTCAAGTCAAAAGCCGTGCAGTCTCTCTATTCCAATGCCTCGCTGCGGAATTCAGACGCCGAGCTGCTGAAAACAATTCGGGAGTTAGATGAGGAACTGGAAACGTGGCGCACGTCCATCCCAGAAGGCTTTTCTCCCAACCTCTCTGTCAGAAAAGACTCCAGGCTCGACGTAGTAACAAACCTTTCGAAAAACATGCTTTTAATCGAGTTGCATCTGGACTATCACTTCTTACTGAATACAATCCACTGTGCGAGTGGCCGATGCATTACGGCAGAAAGCGGTGGTCCACAGCAgtttttgtttggtgtgcAGTCCAGCTTTGATCTTTCTGTCGAGGCGAGTAGATCAACTATAGTCTACTTGAGTGTCTCAGCGAATAGACTTGCGGGGGAAGCGTTCTG GTTTTTTATATTTTACCCATTGTCGGCATTGATGAACCTATTCTTCAACATTCTCCAAAATCCTGGCCACAGGCTTGCTGTTCACGACATGGAGCTCCTTGGCAAGACGTCCCAGATCATTCGGAGCATGCCAATTCGCAGAGTCACTTCACATGAAACAGAATACTTGATGAGAATGGACAAGCTTGTTGCCGAGCTGAGTAGGCTCAGCAAGTGTGCAATTGAGAAGCACCAAGCAATGGCGTCAATGTACCAAAGCAATAACAACTCCTCGATGCACGATTTGATGTGA
- a CDS encoding ABC transporter (similar to Coccidioides immitis RS XP_001240143.1) translates to MLSDETETLGNDDSPSRDESIETSNEWTMKPDVVKFHERDQASGFPRRELGVTWSDLTVKARSAESAIHENALSQFNIPKIIRESRSETPLKTILDSSHGCVKPGEMLLVLGRPGSGCTTLLNLLTNKRRGYEQISGDVFYGSMKAEEAKRYRGQIVMNTEEEVFFPTLTVGQTMDFATRLKTPFQLPNGVNSKEEYRTETKDFLLKSMGIEHTFDTKVGDAFVRGVSGGERKRVSIIECLASQGSVFCWDNSTRGLDASTALEYSKAIRALTDVLGLASIVTLYQAGNGIYNLFDKVLVLDEGKQIYYGPMKEARPFMENLGFICDDGANVADYLTGVTVPTERKIRQEMRHKFPRTAADIRSQYEQSPIYNSMKAEHDFPTTEEAKEKTAQFQQAVQLAKEKGLPKNSPLTVSFMQQVKACVIRQYQILWGDKATFFIKQISTIVQALIAGSLFYNASPTSGGLFVKSGACFFALLFNSLLSMSEVTDSFSGRPVLLKHKSFAYFHPAAFCIAQIAADIPVILVQVSVFSLILYFMVGLTMDAGIFFTFWIIVVATTFCMTALFRSIGSSFSTFDAASKVSGFMISACIMYTGYMIQKPQMHPWFVWIFWIDPLAYAFDALLSNEFHGKRIDCIANNLIPSGPNFNNRDHQACAGVGGAVPGQSYVDGDAYLASLSYSHAHLWRNFGIVWAWWALFVFITIVTTSRWRSSSEAGPSLFIPRDTAQAYKAGKLKRERDEEGQSEGKDQVVSSSSSGNFMSEEARPAAEESANGNLVRNTSIFTWKKLSYTVKTPSGDRQLLDNVQGWVKPGNLTALMGSSGAGKTTLLDVLAQRKTEGTIHGSILVDGRALPVSFQRSAGYCEQLDVHESYATVREALEFSALLRQSRDTPREEKLAYVDTIIDLLELHDLADTLIGEVGAGLSVEQRKRVTIGVELVAKPSILLFLDEPTSGLDGQSAYTTVRFLRKLAAAGQAVLVTIHQPSAQLFAQFDSLLLLAKGGQTVYFGDIGEQACVVKDYFGREGAPCPPGVNPAEHMIDVVSGVLSQGKNWSDVWLSSPEYEKMTAQLDEIIAQAASSPPGTVDDGHEFAVPMWEQIKLVTHRMNVSLYRNTDYVNNKFALHIFSALFNGFSFWMIGDSVGDLQLKLFTIFNFIFVAPGVLAQLQPLFIHRRNIFEAREKKSKMYSWVAFVTGLIVSEIPYLIICGVLYFVCWYYTVGFPSSSERAGATFFVMLMYEFLYTGMGQFIAAYAPNEVFASLVNPLLLGTLVSFCGVLVPYSQIQPFWRYWMYYLNPFNYLMGSMLVFDLWGNKVTCSSREFATFDPPNGTTCGEYLKDYLTQGPGSMANLINPDATASCKVCSYTEAQDYLRTLNLQEYYYGWRDAGIVVLMVFSSYALVYGLMKLRTKTSKKAE, encoded by the exons ATGTTGTCCGACGAGACAGAGACACTTGGCAACGATGACTCTCCATCTAGGGACGAGTCCATTGAGACTTCAAACGAATGGACAATGAAGCCCGACGTGGTCAAATTCCACGAAAGGGACCAGGCATCTGGCTTTCCACGCCGGGAACTTGGTGTTACGTGGTCCGACTTGACTGTCAAAGCTAGAAGTGCGGAATCAGCTATTCACGAGAACGCCTTATCACAATTCAACATTCCCAAAATTATACGGGAGTCACGAAGCGAGACGCCTCTCAAAACCATCTTGGACAGCTCTCATGGCTGCGTAAAGCCAGGGGAAAtgctccttgtccttggtcgCCCGGGATCCGGATGCACGACACTACTCAATCTCCTCACCAATAAAAGACGCGGCTACGAGCAAATATCTGGCGACGTGTTCTATGGCTCCATGAaggctgaagaagcaaagagaTATCGTGGCCAAATTGTCATGAACACGGAAGAAGAAGTCTTCTTCCCCACGCTCACTGTTGGACAAACAATGGACTTTGCAACTCGGCTCAAAACACCCTTCCAGTTACCCAATGGGGTGAACAGCAAGGAAGAGTACCGTACGGAAACTAAAGACTTCTTGCTAAAGTCTATGGGTATTGAGCACACTTTTGACACCAAGGTCGGCGACGCCTTCGTCCGCGGTGTTTCCGGCGGTGAACGAAAGCGAGTCTCCATCATCGAGTGTTTGGCATCCCAAGGAAGCGTGTTTTGCTGGGACAATTCGACTAGGGGCCTTGATGCCAGCAC TGCATTGGAGTATTCCAAAGCCATCCGTGCTTTGACTGATGTGCTCGGTTTAGCGTCGATTGTGACTCTCTATCAAGCTGGCAATGGCATTTACAACCTCTTTGACAAGGTGTTGGTGTTAGACGAAGGCAAACAAATTTACTACGGTCCAATGAAAGAGGCACGCCCATTCATGGAGAACTTGGGCTTCATCTgtgacgatggcgccaaTGTTGCAGACTACTTGACGGGAGTTACCGTGCCCACAGAGCGCAAAATTCGACAAGAAATGCGTCACAAATTTCCTCGAACCGCAGCGGATATTCGCAGCCAATACGAACAGTCGCCCATTTACAACAGTATGAAGGCAGAGCACGATTTTCCAACCACCGAAGAGGCCAAAGAAAAGACGGCGCAATTCCAGCAGGCGGTTCAGCTAGCCAAGGAAAAGGGATTGCCGAAAAACAGCCCCTTGACTGTTAGCTTTATGCAGCAAGTAAAGGCTTGTGTGATCCGACAGTATCAAATTCTCTGGGGAGATAAAGCAacattcttcatcaagcaaATCTCAACTATTGTGCAAGCTCTCATCGCCGGTTCCCTATTTTACAACGCTTCCCCAACGTCGGGAGGCTTATTCGTCAAATCGGGTGCTTgtttctttgccttgctcttcaaCAGTTTGCTTTCCATGTCAGAAGTGACGGATTCGTTCAGTGGTAGACCTGTGCTATTGAAGCACAAATCATTCGCATATTTTCACCCTGCCGCATTTTGCATTGCGCAGATTGCTGCAGATATACCAGTCATTTTGGTGCAAGTCTCCGTCTTCAGCCTCATTCTATACTTTATGGTTGGCTTGACAATGGACGCGGGCATTTTCTTTACCTTTTGGATAATCGTGGTCGCAACTACGTTT TGCATGACAGCGTTATTCAGATCAATCGGATCTTCATTCAGCACATTCGATGCAGCCTCCAAGGTTTCAGGCTTCATGATTAGTGCTTGTATCATGTACACTGGCTACATGATCCAAAAGCCACAGATGCACCCTTGGTTCGTGTGGATATTTTGGATCGATCCCCTGGCCTACGCATTCGACGCGCTTTTGTCCAATGAATTCCATGGAAAAAGAATTGACTGCATCGCCAACAATCTCATACCCAGTGGTCCCAACTTCAATAACCGAGACCATCAAGCATGTGCTGGCGTTGGTGGTGCGGTTCCCGGCCAGTCTTACGTTGATGGCGACGCCTATCTCGCCTCATTGTCCTACAGCCATGCTCATCTGTGGCGAAACTTTGGCATCGTCTGGGCGTGGTGGGCtcttttcgtcttcatcacaATTGTGACCACATCACGCTGGCGGTCTAGTTCCGAGGCCGGCCCTAGTCTTTTCATCCCGAGAGACACTGCCCAGGCATACAAAGCTGGTAAGctgaagagagagagagacgagGAGGGACAAAGCGAAGGCAAGGATCAAGTCGTATCCAGCTCATCTTCCGGAAATTTTATGAGTGAGGAAGCCAGACCAGCAGCTGAGGAATCAGCAAACGGAAATCTCGTTCGCAACACATCAATATTCACTTGGAAAAAACTCTCATATACCGTCAAGACACCCTCTGGCGATCGACAACTCCTGGACAATGTGCAAGGATGGGTCAAACCTGGAAATCTGACAGCACTTATGGGATCTTCGGGTGCTGGAAAAACGACTCTTTTGGACGTTTTGGCTCAAAGAAAGACGGAAGGGACTATTCACGGATCAATCTTAGTCGACGGCAGGGCCCTTCCAGTTTCTTTCCAACGATCGGCCGGGTATTGCGAACAACTCGACGTTCACGAGTCGTATGCAACAGTTCGCGAGGCTCTTGAGTTCTCCGCTCTTCTAAGACAAAGCCGTGACACCCCACGAGAGGAGAAACTGGCTTATGTGGATACGATCATTGACCTTCTGGAACTTCATGACCTAGCCGATACTCTCATTGGGGAAGTTGGCGCAGGACTGAGCGTCGAGCAGCGGAAACGTGTCACGATCGGCGTTGAACTAgtggccaagccaagtaTTCTACTCTTCCTCGATGAGCCTACTTCTGGTCTCGACGGACAATCCGCGTACACCACTGTTCGGTTTTTGCGAAAACTCGCTGCAGCCGGCCAAGCTGTTCTGGTCACAATTCATCAGCCTTCTGCCCAACTGTTCGCCCAATTTGACTCGCTCCTACTTCTTGCCAAGGGAGGCCAAACCGTGTACTTTGGAGACATTGGAGAACAAGCTTGTGTCGTGAAAGACTACTTTGGCCGAGAAGGTGCCCCCTGTCCACCAGGCGTCAATCCAGCTGAACATATGATTGATGTTGTTTCTGGTGTGCTTTCGCAGGGCAAAAATTGGAGCGACGTCTGGCTATCTTCGCCGGAGTACGAAAAGATGACGGCCCAATTGGACGAGATCATTGCACAGGCTGCCTCCTCTCCTCCTGGGACTGTTGATGACGGACACGAGTTCGCGGTGCCCATGTGGGAGCAGATCAAGCTCGTAACACACCGAATGAACGTTTCGTTGTACCGCAATACTGACTATGTGAACAACAAGTTTGCATTGCATATTTTCTCCGCTCTCTTCAACGGATTTTCTTTCTGGATGATTGGTGACTCAGTAGGTGACTTGCAGCTCAAGCTtttcaccatcttcaactttaTTTTCGTCGCACCCGGTGTCTTGGCgcagcttcagcctcttttTATTCACCGCCGTAATATTTTTGAGGCACGCGAAAAGAAATCCAAGATGTACTCCTGGGTTGCATTCGTCACTGGTTTGATTGTTTCGGAGATTCCAtacctcatcatctgcggAGTCTTGTACTTTGTTTGTTGGTATTATACCGTGGGCTTCCCATCCAGTTCTGAACGGGCCGGCGCGACATTCTTCGTCATGTTGATGTACGAGTTCCTGTACACAGGAATGGGTCAGTTCATTGCGGCGTACGCGCCAAACGAGGTTTTCGCAAGCCTGGTCAACCCTTTGCTTCTGGGAACACTGGTGTCGTTCTGTGGTGTTCTTGTGCCATACTCGCAAATTCAGCCATTCTGGAGATACTGGATGTATTATCTCAACCCATTCAATTACTTGATGGGGAGTATGCTGGTGTTTGATTTATGGGGCAACAAGGTAACTTGCTCGTCAAGAGAGTTTGCCACGTTTGATCCACCAAACGGAACGACCTGCGGAGAATACCTAAAGGACTACCTGACGCAAGGACCGGGAAGCATGGCGAACCTGATCAATCCGGACGCGACGGCGTCGTGCAAAGTATGCTCATATACCGAGGCACAGGATTATCTTAGGACTCTTAACCTGCAAGAATACTACTATGGTTGGCGAGACGCGGGTATTGTGGTCCTAATGGTGTTTAGCTCATACGCCCTGGTATATGGgctgatgaagttgaggaCGAAAACTTCAAAGAAGGCTGAGTAG
- a CDS encoding L-galactonate dehydratase (similar to Neurospora crassa OR74A XP_960329.2): MPVEGIMITGFTVRDLRWPTSLDNIGTDPMNLAGENSFGYLQYQTNTGLVGTGWSFANGQGNDVLCTAIRSLAPRFVGRSLPSITSNMGETQRKISSGQIRFMSPERGVLQLATNAVLNAIWDLWAKAEGKPLWRLVVDFTPEEFVRTMDFRYVTDALTPEQALEMLKKMAATKAERMQLALQNKAIPAYNTSAGWLGHSDSKVRELLQSAMAQGFRHFKLKAGLGIEADRKRLGFVREVVGDDGILMVDVNQLWDVDEAIEYMKKLADLNLWFIEEPTSPDDILGHAKIRSALKPYGIGVATGEHINNRVMFKQLLQAEALDAVQLDACRLASVNEILTVLLMSAKFGVAVVPHSGGAGMVELCSHISTIDFIVVSGKGSILEYTDHLHEAFEAPATITPGGYHVTPTVPGYSCDVKEAQFKDFECPNGAFWSSSVGQKMLGDPWRGVPGEQTS; the protein is encoded by the exons ATGCCTGTCGAAGGTATCATGATTACGGGCTTCACAGTCCGCGACCTGCGATGGCCGACTTCTCTAGACAACATTGGAACCGATCCTATGAACTTGGCTGGAGAAAACTCATTTGGTTACCTGCAATATCAGACAAACACAGGTTTGGTCGGTACCGGTTGGTCTTTTGCCAACGGCCAAGGCAATGA CGTTCTCTGTACTGCAATTCGATCTCTTGCACCTCGCTTTGTTGGGCGATCTCTCCCATCCATCACGTCAAACATGGGAGAGACTCAACGGAAGATCTCGTCAGGTCAGATCCGATTCATGTCTCCAGAGCGCGGCGTCTTGCAACTAGCGACTAATGCAGTGCTTAACGCTATCTGGGATCTCTGGGCCAAAGCCGAAGGCAAGCCGCTCTGGAGACTCGTTGTAGACTTTACTCCTGAAGAATTTGTGAGAACAATGGACTTTCGCTACGTCACCGATGCCTTGACGCCCGAACAAGCGCTAGAaatgctgaagaagatggctgctACCAAGGCAGAACGAATGCAACTTGCTCTCCAGAACAAAGCCATCCCTGCATACAACACCTCAGCCGGGTGGTTGGGTCACTCCGACAGCAAG GTGCGCGAGCTGCTGCAAAGTGCAATGGCGCAAGGATTCCGTCATTTCAAGCTCAAAGCGGGCCTAGGCATCGAGGCTGACAGGAAGCGACTGGGATTTGTTCGTGAAGTAgtcggtgatgatggcataCTTATGGTGGATGTCAATCAGCTCTGGGACGTCGACGAAGCAATTGAGTATATGAAGAAATTGGCTGATCTTAACTTGTG GTTTATCGAAGAGCCCACATCTCCTGATGACATTCTTGGCCACGCCAAGATCCGGTCAGCTCTGAAGCCGTATGGCATTGGTGTAGCGACTGGCGAACACATCAACAATCGGGTCATGTTTAAACAACTCCTTCAAGCTGAGGCTCTCGACGCGGTGCAACTGGATGCGTGTCGGCTGGCTTCTGTCAATGAAATCTTGACTGTTCTTCTCATGagtgccaagtttggcgtTGCTGTAGTTCCGCACTCTGGGGGTGCGGGAATGGTTGAGCTCTGCTCCCATATAAGCACAATTGACTTTATCGTGGTATCTGGTAAGGGGAGCATACTAGAATACACTGACCATCTACATGAGGCTTTTGAGGCACCGGCGACAATTACTCCTGGGGGTTATCATGTCACACCAACTGTTCCTGGGTACTCGTGCGATGTGAAGGAAGCCCAGTTCAAGGACTTTGAGTGTCCTAATGGTGCATTTTGGTCATCAAGTGTTGGACAAAAGATGCTTGGTGACCCATGGAGAGGAGTACCGGGAGAGCAGACGTCATGA
- a CDS encoding amino acid transporter (similar to Cordyceps militaris CM01 XP_006673696.1): MTASRVEEKQAPIRADWADRTPTDHDKVDVFGPEDQHDIKYKVLSWPLVAVLMIAEIVSNGMLSLPSSLAQVGMVPGLIIIVFLGVFATYTSWLLVRFKLRHPEVHTMGDAGFIMFGPIGREIMAFGTLCFSIFACGGQLLAGQIALAALTDNRLCLMLYTGIFAIPTLLCSLPRTFHGLSWISIASVLSIFVAGVVGMAAAGIAPDPNRSVEVAVASDFYTAFVSITNPVFSFAGHFMFFVLVSEMKEPRHAMRAAYTLQSFATVFYAIFAGVTYGYIGSTVKSPSFSSLPPYWQKVSYGIALPNLLLAGALYAHTASKVIFVRIFRHSKHLHSHTIIGWSVWIGLVLLANGLSFLLAVGVPIFNYLIGIAASLFAAWFTYGIAGMFWLHDAYHDGPGFYAWRRQWAQTALAIATILSGAFICVAGLYVTIRGIIDAYASGQLPPPFTC, from the exons ATGACTGCCTCTAGGGTCGAAGAGAAACAAGCGCCTATCAGGGCCGATTGGGCTGACAGAACTCCGACAGATCACGACAAAGTCGACGTGTTTGGGCCAGAAGACCAGCATGACATCAAGTACAAAGTGCTGTCATGGCCATTGGTGGCAGTTCTCATGATCGCTGAGATTGTATCCAATGGCATGCTATCGCTACCGTCGTCTCTCGCACAGGTGGGCATGGTGCCTGGACTCATCATTATTGTGTTTCTTGGTGTCTTTGCGACATACAcctcatggctgctggtcAGGTTCAAGCTTCGACACCCCGAAGTTCATACCATGGGAGACGCGGGCTTCATCATGTTCGGGCCAATTGGGCGTGAAATCATGGCCTTTGGAACTCTCTGCTTCTCAATATTCGCCTGTGGTGGACAGCTACTCGCTGGTCAGATTGCGCTGGCCGCCTTGACCGACAATCGGCTTTGCCTCATGTTATACACGGGCATTTTTGCTATCCCAACGCTGCTGTGCTCGCTTCCAAGAACATTCCATGGTTTGAGCTGGATCTCTATTGCCAGTGTTCTCAGCATATTTGTTGCGGGAGTTGTGGGCATGGCAGCGGCTGGTATTGCGCCTGATCCGAACAGATCTGTCGAGGTGGCCGTGGCATCGGACTTCTACACAGCTTTCGTGTCCATCACCAATCCAGTCTTTTCGTTTGCTGGACATTTCAT GTTTTTTGTGCTCGTTTCCGAGATGAAGGAACCGAGACATGCCATGCGCGCAGCGTATACATTGCAGTCTTTTGCCACAGTTTTCTACGCCATTTTTGCCGGTGTTACCTATGGATATATTGGGAGTACGGTCAAATCGCCATCATTTTCTTCGCTGCCCCCATACTGGCAGAAGGTCTCGTATGGAATAGCACTACCGAAccttttgctggctggagcCTTGTATGCGCACACGGCGAGCAAGGTAATCTTTGTTAGAATATTTCGACATTCGAAGCATCTTCACAGTCACACAATCATAGGTTGGAGTGTATGGATTGGATTAGTCCTCCTCGCGAATGGTCTGTCCTTCCTTCTCGCTGTTGGTGTTCCAATTTTTAACTACTTGATTGGAATTGCCGCTTCACTCTTCGCGGCCTGGTTTACGTACGGAAT TGCTGGCATGTTTTGGCTTCACGATGCATATCATGACGGCCCGGGTTTCTATGCTTGGCGTCGACAATGGGCGCAAACAGCTCTAGCCATTGCGACAATCCTTTCTGGTGCCTTTATTTGCGTCGCTGGTCTTTATGTTACGATTCGAGGAATTATTGATGCTTATGCCAGTGGTCAACTTCCTCCCCCGTTTACTTGCTAG